Proteins co-encoded in one Perca flavescens isolate YP-PL-M2 chromosome 11, PFLA_1.0, whole genome shotgun sequence genomic window:
- the zic5 gene encoding zinc finger protein ZIC 5 — MEPPLSKRNPAIRLADLAATQPLPHQNMTGFPGLGGHHPLSHHAHLHPGELGNDPGVALTPFGPEHMAQTNALKLSPSQHIQSHHEAQTAASFTSAQTTVGFPVAHPHSGYSSSRDFILRRELSASAMHALGDQHSSASSPHHHGMFISPTGAYGHAESGAHSLFTGLHDQASPGAHHHALNGQMRLGIPGDIYGRPEHFGHRPEHYGPSSLHSYNSMNLNVNIASAPHGAAGAFLRYMRQPIKQELICKWIDQEQSQKKPCSKTYSTMHELVNHVTVEHVGGPEQSSHVCFWEECPREGKAFKAKYKLINHIRVHTGEKPFPCPFPGCGKVFARSENLKIHKRTHTGEKPFKCEFDGCDRKFANSSDRKKHSHVHTSDKPYYCKVRGCDKSYTHPSSLRKHMKVHCKSPPPPSTNVSYISSTNPLGDPLSPNSEPHRNRSANLSPQVTNLNEWYVCQGSGGPNHLHTPSSDVPTSDSDEDSFRNSDPRTML, encoded by the exons ATGGAACCCCCTTTAAGCAAGAGGAATCCGGCGATAAGATTAGCGGATTTGGCAGCGACTCAACCCCTTCCTCATCAGAATATGACAGGCTTCCCGGGGCTAGGGGGGCATCACCCTCTCTCCCACCATGCCCACCTCCACCCTGGGGAGCTGGGCAACGACCCCGGAGTGGCACTCACTCCATTTGGACCAGAGCACATGGCACAGACAAATGCTCTCAAACTTAGCCCATCTCAGCACATTCAGAGCCATCACGAAGCCCAGACCGCGGCATCTTTCACTTCTGCTCAGACCACAGTTGGTTTCCCCGTGGCTCACCCCCACTCAGGCTACTCAAGCAGCAGGGACTTCATCCTCAGGAGAGAACTCTCAGCCTCTGCTATGCATGCACTTGGCGACCAGCATAGTTCCGCCTCCTCCCCTCATCACCATGGCATGTTCATCTCCCCAACAGGTGCTTATGGGCACGCGGAAAGTGGGGCCCATTCACTTTTTACTGGACTTCACGACCAGGCGTCCCCAGGTGCCCACCACCATGCCCTCAATGGGCAGATGCGCCTGGGTATACCGGGGGACATCTACGGCAGGCCAGAGCACTTCGGGCACAGGCCAGAGCACTATGGACCCTCTTCTCTCCACAGCTACAACTCCATGAACCTCAATGTGAACATCGCTTCTGCTCCTCACGGAGCGGCGGGGGCGTTTTTAAGATACATGCGGCAGCCCATAAAGCAAGAGCTAATCTGCAAATGGATTGACCAGGAGCAAAGTCAAAAAAAGCCCTGCTCTAAAACTTACAGCACCATGCACGAACTGGTCAACCACGTCACGGTGGAGCATGTCGGGGGACCGGAGCAGAGCTCCCACGTCTGTTTTTGGGAGGAATGTCCACGGGAAGGAAAGGCTTTCAAAGCGAAGTACAAACTGATAAATCACATCCGAGTTCATACGGGAGAAAAGCCCTTCCCGTGTCCTTTCCCGGGTTGTGGAAAAGTCTTCGCTCGATCGGAGAATTTAAAGATTCACAAGAGGACTCACACAG gagaaaaacctttcaagTGCGAGTTTGACGGCTGTGACAGAAAATTCGCCAACAGCAGCGACCGGAAGAAGCACTCTCACGTCCACACCAGCGACAAGCCTTACTACTGCAAAGTCCGTGGCTGTGACAAATCCTACACACACCCGAGCTCGCTGCGGAAGCACATGAAAGTGCACTGCAAGTCCCCGCCGCCCCCTTCCACCAACGTCAGCTACATTTCCTCCACAAATCCACTCGGAGACCCTCTTTCACCCAACTCCGAGCCGCACAGGAACCGCTCCGCGAACCTCTCCCCTCAGGTCACCAACCTAAACGAGTGGTACGTGTGCCAGGGGAGCGGAGGACCCAACCACCTCCACACCCCCTCCAGCGATGTGCCAACGTCAGATTCAGACGAGGACTCTTTCAGAAATTCAGACCCGAGGACAATGCTCTGA
- the zic2a gene encoding zinc finger protein ZIC 2a, with translation MLLDAGHQFPGLGVGSFARHHSASEMQERDLSLAQNSFVDSAHMGAFKLNHDLSPGQSSAFTSQAPGYPAAALGAHAAHVSSYASSPFNSTRDFLFRSRGFGESSPASSQHTIFGPTAGSLHHSHTDTQGHILFPGIHDQHGSHGSPNVLNGQMRLGLPGEVFGRSDQYHQVSSPRTDPYSAAQLHNQYGSMNMNMGMNMAAHHHPGAFFRYMRQQCIKQELICKWIDPEQLSNPKKCCNKTFSTMHELVTHVSVEHVGGPEQTNHVCFWEDCARESKPFKAKYKLVNHIRVHTGEKPFPCPFPGCGKVFARSENLKIHKRTHTGEKPFQCEFEGCDRRFANSSDRKKHMHVHTSDKPYLCKMCDKSYTHPSSLRKHMKVHEASPPASDSSPAASSGYESSTPPGLVSPTTETQSNTTLSPASAVHNTTSHSGLSSNFSEWYV, from the exons ATGTTGCTGGATGCTGGTCACCAGTTCCCCGGACTGGGAGTGGGGTCATTTGCCAGGCATCACTCAGCGAGCGAGATGCAGGAGAGAGACTTGAGTTTGGCACAAAATAGCTTTGTAGACTCCGCACACATGGGTGCGTTTAAGCTGAACCATGATCTCTCTCCGGGACAGAGCTCTGCCTTCACCAGCCAGGCGCCGGGCTACCCCGCTGCGGCTCTGGGAGCTCACGCCGCCCATGTCTCGTCGTATGCAAGCTCTCCTTTCAACTCAACCAGGGACTTTCTCTTTCGTAGTCGTGGCTTCGGAGAATCCTCTCCGGCTAGCAGCCAACACACTATTTTTGGCCCCACGGCGGGATCCCTTCATCACTCCCACACAGACACTCAAGGCCACATTCTGTTCCCCGGGATCCACGACCAACATGGGTCCCACGGTTCCCCGAATGTCCTCAACGGGCAAATGAGGCTCGGACTACCCGGAGAAGTTTTCGGACGCTCCGACCAGTACCACCAGGTTTCCAGCCCGAGGACCGACCCGTACTCTGCCGCGCAGCTCCACAACCAGTACGGCTCCATGAATATGAACATGGGGATGAACATGGCAGCCCACCACCACCCCGGTGCCTTTTTCCGCTACATGAGGCAGCAGTGCATCAAGCAGGAGCTCATCTGCAAGTGGATCGACCCCGAGCAGCTCAGCAACCCAAAGAAGTGTTGCAACAAAACTTTTAGCACCATGCACGAGTTGGTCACGCACGTCTCGGTGGAGCATGTCGGTGGACCGGAGCAGACCAACCACGTCTGTTTCTGGGAAGATTGCGCCCGGGAGAGCAAACCGTTCAAGGCGAAATACAAACTGGTGAACCACATTCGGGTGCACACCGGGGAGAAGCCTTTTCCATGCCCCTTCCCCGGCTGTGGAAAGGTCTTCGCACGGTCGGAAAACTTGAAGATACAcaagagaacacacacag GAGAGAAGCCGTTCCAGTGTGAGTTTGAGGGCTGCGACAGAAGGTTTGCAAACAGCAGCGACCGAAAGAAACACATGCACGTTCACACGTCGGACAAGCCTTATCTCTGCAAAATGTGTGACAAGTCCTACACACATCCCAGCTCCCTACGAAAACACATGAAG GTCCATGAAGCCTCTCCACCAGCATCAGACTCATCACCAGCAGCCAGCTCTGGTTATGAATCCTCCACACCTCCAGGCCTGGTGTCTCCCACCACCGAGACCCAAAGCAACACCACCCTGTCCCCAGCCTCAGCTGTGCACAACACCACCAGCCACAGTGGCCTATCCTCCAATTTCAGTGAATGGTATGTTTAG